Part of the Pedobacter roseus genome is shown below.
TGTGAATCCTGAAAGTGCATTTAGTCATTTTGTACCGGGTGCACATTCTATAGCCGAAATAGCCTTACATTTAACTGCCTGGACAGAGGAGGTGAGTTCGAGATTAATCGGTAAACCTGCTGATGAACCTGCAAGAGGCGATTGGCCTGAACCGGAAGAAAGGACACCGCAGGCCTGGGAACGGATCATCTTTGATTTTAAAATTGCAAACGAAGAACTGATTCGCCTTTGCGAAAGCCTGAAAGATAATCAATGGAATGATGAAGTAAATAGCGAGCGTAATCCTGCTTTAGGCACAGGGGTAACCAATGTAGAATTAGTGAGCGGTTTAGCACAACACCATGCCTACCATTCCGGTCAGATTGCTTTATTATCTAAATTTTAATCTTTGTAATCTTCCAATCTGTGTAATCATATTATGAAAAAGACATTAATAATTGGCGCTTCGCCAGATCCATCAAGATATTCGTACAAAGCCGCTCACATGCTTAAGCGTTTCAACCACGACATTGTTAACGTTGGAATAAAAAAAGGAGAAGTTGCAGGTGTTGAAATTGAAAAACCAGGAGAGATCCATAATGATATCGATACCATCACCTTATATATAGGTCCTGCATTGCAGCCACAATACCACGATTATATTTTGTCTACAAAACCAAAGCGGGTAATCTTCAACCCCGGGACTGAAAATTACGAACTGGAGAAATTATTGGATCAGCATGATATAGAACCTGTTGAAGCCTGTACTTTAGTGTTGCTGAGTACAGGACAATATTAAAACCGGTACACTACGCCCCAGTTTACATAATCGGCCTGAGCAAAGTGCATATAGGTTTTTGCCTGTAAGCCCAGGTGTGGAGTAATGTTAAAGGTTGGGCCAAATGTCC
Proteins encoded:
- a CDS encoding DinB family protein codes for the protein MFNITNEIKKAFNGDAWHGNHVMQTLNNVNPESAFSHFVPGAHSIAEIALHLTAWTEEVSSRLIGKPADEPARGDWPEPEERTPQAWERIIFDFKIANEELIRLCESLKDNQWNDEVNSERNPALGTGVTNVELVSGLAQHHAYHSGQIALLSKF
- a CDS encoding CoA-binding protein, with the protein product MKKTLIIGASPDPSRYSYKAAHMLKRFNHDIVNVGIKKGEVAGVEIEKPGEIHNDIDTITLYIGPALQPQYHDYILSTKPKRVIFNPGTENYELEKLLDQHDIEPVEACTLVLLSTGQY